One stretch of Bacteroidales bacterium DNA includes these proteins:
- a CDS encoding helix-hairpin-helix domain-containing protein — MKLNIEPIRNWFGYTRRERRSTFILMIIAFLILGLRYTVPEKNLEIKDLSDSILYNEERKAAASLKEEKSKTSGRPEYVAPNNAYRKPVYQKRPVVNLNSCDTSQLISLPGIGPVLSVRIIKYRNLLGGFASVDQLKEVYGLSAETFELIQGRVYADSSDVNKININEATYKDLSRLPYFEKYEVTAILKYRELNGRINGINNLTDNKLIPVEKVSKVRPYLIF, encoded by the coding sequence ATGAAGTTAAACATTGAACCAATCAGGAACTGGTTTGGCTATACCCGGAGGGAAAGAAGGTCAACCTTTATTTTGATGATAATTGCGTTTCTGATACTGGGACTCAGATATACTGTCCCTGAAAAGAATCTTGAGATTAAGGATCTTTCAGATAGTATATTATATAATGAAGAAAGAAAAGCTGCCGCCAGTTTAAAGGAAGAGAAGTCAAAAACATCAGGCAGACCTGAATATGTTGCTCCAAATAATGCATATAGAAAACCTGTTTACCAGAAGAGACCTGTTGTTAATCTGAACTCCTGCGATACCTCACAACTTATATCTCTCCCGGGCATTGGTCCGGTTTTATCCGTCAGAATAATCAAATACAGAAATCTTTTAGGCGGATTTGCTTCTGTGGATCAGCTAAAAGAAGTATACGGATTGTCAGCAGAGACGTTTGAGCTTATTCAGGGAAGGGTATATGCTGATTCATCGGATGTTAACAAAATAAATATTAATGAAGCAACATACAAAGATCTTTCAAGATTGCCATATTTTGAGAAATACGAAGTAACTGCCATATTGAAGTACAGGGAACTAAATGGCAGGATAAATGGTATTAACAACCTTACTGATAATAAATTAATCCCAGTTGAGAAAGTGTCTAAAGTCAGGCCATATCTGATCTTCTAG
- a CDS encoding BamA/TamA family outer membrane protein, with product MAVTSCNPTKYVPEGDTLLDKNTIVVNNDGVKKANLEPYIRQKPNKRIFGSRFYLGLYNLSNINKEKWPHSWLREIGEEPAIFDISATERTKNQIQSYVASKGFFDGKVTDTIETSDRRSEVTYNVELTTPYTIRNLIYEIADSNIQKFCYFDSVNCLIERGKPYDVDVLQAEQKRFERFIRERGFYGFSGDHIVFRVDSTIGNRQVDIHYVVRNATRVDNLNRITTTPHAIYAVKNIYIYPDYVPKEALERGDEYLSTVDTTEYKGYYFVTSGLKQEIKYDLILQALYLKPGELYNLTNAEQSQSHLLSLNVYRLVNINYNEIEGGADQQASPVMLNCSILLTLLTQQSYKIELEGTNSQGYFGGAVNLIYQHKNLFHGAELFSMKLKGAYEALRPDSGKLQSIQEYGVETSLQFPKFLLPFIKTDGFIKKNNPSTKLLAAYNYQSMPWYTRTIATATFGYNWKAGRYQQHIVNPLQFNLVNALDSIDPVFEAGLSAIQLKSYEDVMIIGGSYSFIFNNQQIQKKRDYWFLRINAETAGNMTSILGKISGGTKTNGAYNILGLPFAQYVRTDIDLRYNYKLNDASSVAYRGFVGVGMPYGNSSAMPFEKQYFGGGANGIRAWQARTLGPGSYISNTSLRNQTSDIKIEANAEYRFKLFWILEGAVFIDAGNIWSINEDKEQMGTQFLLKSFYKDIAVGTGTGFRFDLKFVIARIDVGMKLRDPTITDGSKWILFNRPYTLKPNDITNLRDFTVVFGIGYPF from the coding sequence TTGGCTGTAACATCATGTAATCCAACAAAATATGTTCCGGAAGGAGATACTCTTCTTGATAAAAACACAATTGTTGTAAATAATGACGGAGTAAAGAAGGCAAATCTGGAACCATACATCAGGCAGAAACCAAATAAGAGGATTTTTGGTTCAAGGTTTTACCTGGGATTATATAACCTTTCAAACATAAATAAGGAAAAGTGGCCTCATTCCTGGTTAAGGGAAATAGGGGAGGAACCTGCAATTTTTGATATCAGTGCAACAGAAAGGACAAAAAATCAGATTCAGTCATATGTCGCCTCCAAAGGCTTTTTCGATGGAAAGGTAACGGACACCATAGAAACCAGTGACCGAAGATCAGAAGTCACTTACAATGTTGAGCTTACAACACCCTATACTATTCGTAACCTCATCTACGAGATAGCTGATAGCAATATTCAGAAATTCTGTTACTTCGATTCAGTAAACTGTCTGATAGAACGGGGTAAACCCTATGATGTTGATGTTCTCCAGGCTGAGCAGAAGCGCTTTGAACGGTTTATAAGAGAGAGGGGGTTTTACGGTTTTTCAGGAGATCACATAGTCTTCAGAGTCGATAGTACTATCGGAAACAGACAGGTTGATATTCATTATGTAGTAAGGAATGCAACAAGGGTTGATAATTTGAACAGAATCACAACAACTCCTCATGCAATTTACGCGGTTAAGAATATTTATATATATCCCGATTATGTTCCGAAAGAAGCACTTGAGAGGGGTGATGAATATCTGAGCACTGTTGATACAACTGAATACAAAGGTTATTACTTTGTTACATCAGGTTTGAAGCAGGAAATAAAGTACGATCTGATCCTTCAGGCATTGTACCTGAAACCCGGAGAACTTTACAATCTGACAAATGCTGAACAAAGCCAGTCGCACCTTTTGTCGCTAAATGTCTACAGGCTCGTAAATATAAATTATAATGAGATAGAAGGAGGTGCGGATCAACAGGCAAGCCCTGTAATGCTTAACTGTTCTATTCTGCTGACTCTGCTTACCCAGCAATCATATAAGATTGAACTTGAAGGTACAAACTCGCAGGGATATTTCGGAGGTGCCGTAAACTTAATTTATCAGCATAAGAATCTGTTTCATGGTGCTGAGTTGTTCAGTATGAAGCTCAAAGGAGCATATGAAGCACTCAGACCTGATAGCGGAAAACTTCAGAGTATTCAGGAATATGGTGTTGAGACAAGTCTCCAGTTCCCCAAATTTCTTCTGCCATTCATCAAAACTGATGGATTTATAAAGAAAAATAATCCATCAACAAAATTACTTGCTGCATATAATTACCAGTCGATGCCCTGGTACACACGTACAATTGCTACTGCTACATTTGGTTATAACTGGAAGGCAGGCAGATATCAACAACATATTGTAAACCCACTGCAATTTAATCTTGTAAATGCCCTTGACTCGATTGATCCAGTTTTTGAGGCAGGATTATCCGCAATTCAGCTAAAAAGTTATGAAGATGTAATGATTATTGGAGGAAGTTATTCATTTATCTTTAACAATCAACAGATTCAGAAAAAGCGTGATTACTGGTTCCTCAGAATAAATGCCGAGACAGCCGGAAATATGACGTCTATTCTAGGAAAAATTTCGGGCGGAACTAAGACAAATGGAGCCTATAATATTTTAGGATTACCCTTTGCCCAGTATGTAAGAACTGATATAGATCTAAGATATAATTATAAACTGAACGATGCCAGTTCGGTAGCTTACCGTGGATTTGTTGGTGTCGGAATGCCTTATGGTAATTCTTCAGCCATGCCATTTGAAAAACAGTATTTTGGTGGAGGGGCAAACGGAATAAGGGCATGGCAGGCCAGAACACTTGGTCCGGGATCATATATCTCAAATACTTCCCTCCGCAACCAGACCTCTGACATAAAAATTGAGGCTAATGCCGAATACCGTTTTAAACTCTTCTGGATCCTTGAAGGAGCAGTGTTTATTGATGCAGGTAATATCTGGTCGATCAATGAGGACAAGGAACAAATGGGGACACAATTTCTATTGAAAAGTTTTTATAAGGATATTGCTGTCGGCACTGGTACCGGATTCAGGTTTGATCTGAAATTTGTTATTGCCAGAATAGATGTAGGTATGAAGCTGAGAGATCCGACTATTACAGATGGTTCAAAATGGATACTTTTTAACAGGCCTTATACTCTGAAACCTAATGATATAACTAATCTCAGGGACTTCACGGTTGTATTTGGAATTGGTTATCCGTTCTGA
- a CDS encoding RNA methyltransferase encodes MISKNRAKFIVSLQKKKVRDDERLFIIEGDKLVREFMASGIRMHSLIAKPEFISSISGEHLSNVAEVDDVSYEELKSVSTLKTPHNALAIIPMPDKVLNVNEVFNDICVALDFVQDPGNLGTIIRAAAWFGIKNIICSPDCVDVYNPKVIQASMGALLHVNVFYSDLKIFLAAFEKENISVFGTLLEGESIYSHRLANKGIILLGNESKGISADLLPYITEKIMIPKFSMGKHGIDSLNVGMAASVVFSEFARRSGGLS; translated from the coding sequence ATGATAAGTAAAAACAGAGCAAAATTCATTGTTTCTCTTCAGAAAAAGAAAGTAAGAGATGATGAGAGGTTGTTTATTATTGAAGGCGATAAGCTAGTAAGGGAGTTTATGGCCTCAGGAATTCGTATGCATTCGCTGATAGCCAAACCTGAATTTATAAGCTCCATTTCTGGTGAACATCTGAGTAATGTTGCAGAGGTTGATGATGTGAGTTATGAGGAACTTAAGTCAGTCAGTACTCTCAAGACACCTCACAATGCTCTGGCAATTATACCAATGCCTGACAAGGTCCTGAATGTAAATGAGGTCTTTAATGATATTTGTGTTGCTCTCGATTTTGTGCAGGATCCGGGAAATCTTGGTACAATTATCAGAGCGGCAGCGTGGTTTGGGATAAAAAATATTATTTGTTCGCCAGATTGTGTGGATGTTTATAACCCAAAGGTTATACAGGCAAGCATGGGTGCCCTGTTACATGTAAATGTTTTCTATTCTGATCTGAAAATATTTCTGGCGGCTTTTGAAAAAGAGAATATTTCTGTATTCGGGACACTACTTGAGGGAGAATCTATTTACAGTCATAGGCTTGCAAATAAAGGCATTATCCTTCTTGGAAACGAATCAAAAGGTATTTCTGCAGATCTTTTGCCATACATTACAGAAAAAATAATGATTCCCAAATTCAGTATGGGAAAACACGGGATTGATTCACTGAATGTAGGTATGGCTGCTTCGGTAGTATTCTCTGAATTTGCCCGCAGGTCAGGTGGTTTGAGCTAA
- a CDS encoding NAD(P)/FAD-dependent oxidoreductase: MIKQVQINLVPSAAADEAAVKKIAASLAGLDQKEISALRIIKRSVDARKKNIRVNLTVELISGNDTVSPFLVPFLPKNVTSAKEVIIVGAGPAGLFAALRLIELGLRPVILERGRDVSSRKIDIAKISREQLVNPDSNYCFGEGGAGTYSDGKLYTRSKKRGDNTRVQELLCFHGANENIMYEAHPHLGTDKLPGIISNIRKSIVEAGGQFILEKKVTDFILEGDKIKGVITSDNAKYTSDFVILATGHSARDIYEICRNRGIDLEMKPFAMGVRVEHPQELIDKIQYHGNSRGEFLPAASYNLAKQVDGRGVYSFCMCPGGFIVPSATSQEEVVVNGMSPSGRNSPYANSGIVVEIKTEDFAKYSSSGVLAGIEFQKELERDAWQNGGHTQHAPAQRLADFVAGESSGTLPKVSYFPGITSSPLHSWLPKSIGRRLRDGFRLFGHMMNGYLTNEAVVLGVESRTSSPVRIPRDPEKMNHIRISGLYPCGEGSGYAGGIVSSAIDGMRAAEAIAVLAQTT, encoded by the coding sequence ATGATAAAACAGGTTCAGATAAATCTGGTTCCATCTGCTGCTGCGGATGAAGCAGCAGTAAAGAAAATTGCAGCATCCCTTGCAGGATTAGATCAGAAAGAGATTTCAGCTCTGAGAATTATCAAGAGATCTGTTGATGCCAGAAAAAAAAATATTCGAGTTAACCTTACAGTTGAACTGATTTCAGGCAATGATACTGTCAGCCCGTTTTTAGTCCCTTTTCTTCCAAAGAATGTAACTTCTGCAAAAGAAGTAATAATTGTCGGAGCTGGTCCCGCAGGACTATTTGCTGCTCTCCGCCTGATTGAACTGGGACTTCGTCCGGTAATACTTGAAAGAGGCCGCGATGTCTCCTCACGTAAGATAGATATAGCCAAAATCAGCCGTGAACAGCTGGTGAATCCTGATAGTAATTATTGTTTCGGTGAGGGTGGTGCAGGAACATATTCCGACGGCAAGCTCTATACACGCTCCAAAAAAAGAGGTGATAATACAAGAGTCCAGGAACTGCTGTGTTTTCATGGCGCAAACGAAAACATAATGTATGAGGCTCATCCTCATCTTGGTACAGATAAACTTCCCGGTATTATTTCTAATATACGAAAGTCAATAGTTGAAGCCGGCGGACAGTTCATTCTTGAAAAAAAGGTAACTGATTTCATTCTGGAAGGTGATAAGATCAAGGGTGTTATAACATCTGATAACGCGAAATATACATCCGATTTTGTTATACTCGCCACCGGTCACTCGGCCAGGGACATTTATGAGATTTGCCGCAACAGGGGAATAGACCTGGAGATGAAACCCTTTGCAATGGGGGTAAGGGTTGAGCATCCTCAGGAGCTAATCGACAAAATTCAGTACCATGGTAACAGCAGAGGGGAGTTTCTTCCGGCTGCTTCGTATAATCTTGCCAAACAGGTAGACGGAAGGGGAGTCTATTCATTCTGTATGTGTCCTGGTGGTTTTATTGTCCCATCCGCTACCTCGCAGGAAGAGGTTGTTGTTAACGGAATGTCTCCATCCGGAAGAAATTCCCCATATGCCAATTCAGGAATAGTTGTCGAAATAAAAACTGAGGATTTTGCCAAATACAGCAGTTCAGGAGTTCTGGCCGGCATTGAGTTTCAGAAAGAACTTGAACGCGATGCATGGCAGAATGGAGGGCATACACAGCATGCTCCGGCTCAGCGGCTCGCAGATTTTGTTGCAGGTGAGTCTTCCGGTACTTTGCCAAAGGTTTCCTATTTCCCAGGCATCACATCTTCACCACTGCACAGCTGGCTGCCCAAGTCTATAGGCCGCAGGCTGCGTGACGGATTCCGGTTGTTCGGACATATGATGAACGGTTACCTTACCAATGAAGCTGTTGTTCTGGGTGTGGAATCGAGGACCTCTTCTCCTGTCAGAATTCCCAGAGATCCGGAGAAAATGAATCATATAAGAATTTCAGGATTATACCCCTGCGGAGAAGGATCAGGCTACGCCGGTGGAATTGTATCTTCTGCTATAGATGGTATGAGAGCTGCTGAGGCTATTGCTGTCTTAGCTCAAACCACCTGA
- a CDS encoding PorT family protein has translation MLLCLNSYGQKQKPKNESWYDEKVLHFGFCLGFNAMDLNITPSKAFIDATNIYPEVSILNPGINIQIVTDLRPAKYLDLRFLPGVSFGQRVIRYYKDGELILTPQKLESSFLEFPLLLKFKGDRMNNVRPYVITGLNYRYDLAGKKEFEDDPKKEVYLRLKRPDLYYELGAGMDFYLTYFKLSIELKMSNGFGDVLVKEAAPGHEEYYYAIEKMKSQIWVLSFHFE, from the coding sequence ATGCTGTTATGTCTTAATTCTTACGGACAGAAGCAGAAACCTAAGAACGAATCGTGGTATGATGAAAAAGTCCTTCATTTTGGATTCTGCCTTGGATTTAATGCAATGGATCTTAACATAACTCCTTCAAAAGCTTTTATAGATGCCACCAACATTTATCCTGAGGTAAGTATTTTAAATCCTGGTATAAATATCCAGATAGTAACAGATCTCAGGCCTGCAAAATATCTGGATTTAAGGTTTCTTCCCGGTGTCTCATTCGGACAAAGGGTAATCAGGTATTACAAAGATGGAGAACTGATTCTCACTCCGCAGAAACTTGAATCATCATTCCTTGAATTTCCTCTTCTGCTAAAATTTAAAGGCGACCGGATGAATAATGTCAGGCCATATGTTATCACCGGACTGAATTATCGTTATGATCTTGCCGGCAAGAAGGAATTTGAGGATGATCCGAAAAAGGAGGTCTATCTCAGATTAAAACGGCCTGATCTATACTATGAACTGGGCGCCGGAATGGATTTCTATCTTACCTACTTCAAACTTTCAATTGAATTAAAAATGTCAAACGGATTCGGCGATGTCCTGGTAAAAGAAGCTGCTCCCGGACATGAGGAATACTATTATGCTATTGAAAAGATGAAGTCACAGATTTGGGTTCTTTCATTTCATTTTGAATAA
- the ubiE gene encoding bifunctional demethylmenaquinone methyltransferase/2-methoxy-6-polyprenyl-1,4-benzoquinol methylase UbiE, which yields MEDKKAAVETMFNSIAWRYDFLNHFLSFNIDRLWRKRAIRVISKHQKNPVILDVATGTADLAIASVRLNPVKITGIDISANMLEIGRQKVARKGLSERIELIHADSEKIPFEDNKFDVAMVAFGVRNFSHPIIGLSEMKRVLRNNGLIMVLEFSKPSGFPFRSVYSFYFRNILPFFGRIFSKDKAAYNYLPDSVMKFPDNEAFLSLLSQAGFSETKQIKLTGGIASIYTGIKKSIQ from the coding sequence ATGGAAGATAAGAAAGCTGCGGTTGAAACCATGTTTAATTCCATTGCATGGAGATATGATTTTCTGAATCACTTTCTGTCTTTCAACATTGACCGGTTATGGAGAAAAAGAGCCATCAGGGTAATCTCAAAACATCAGAAAAATCCTGTGATTCTCGATGTTGCTACAGGAACAGCAGATCTTGCAATTGCTTCAGTCAGACTTAATCCGGTTAAAATTACAGGTATTGATATATCTGCCAATATGCTTGAGATTGGCCGGCAGAAGGTCGCACGGAAAGGACTATCAGAAAGAATAGAACTTATTCATGCTGATTCAGAAAAGATACCGTTCGAAGACAATAAATTTGATGTTGCCATGGTTGCTTTTGGTGTAAGGAACTTCTCGCATCCGATTATTGGGCTTTCAGAAATGAAGAGAGTACTCAGGAATAACGGATTAATAATGGTTTTGGAGTTTTCGAAACCTTCAGGATTTCCATTCAGATCTGTTTATAGTTTTTACTTCAGGAATATCCTGCCATTTTTTGGCAGGATATTTTCAAAAGATAAAGCTGCATATAACTACCTTCCGGATTCAGTTATGAAATTTCCCGATAATGAGGCCTTCCTAAGTTTGCTGTCTCAGGCAGGTTTTTCTGAGACGAAGCAGATTAAGCTTACAGGAGGTATTGCAAGTATTTATACCGGAATCAAAAAATCGATACAATAA
- a CDS encoding SDR family NAD(P)-dependent oxidoreductase has protein sequence MNSIIMVTGATAGFGKAIALRFARHGYNIIITGRRKERLDELEKELLSAGNIKVLSLNFDVRKQTDVSTVIDTLPAEWKNIDILVNNAGLAVGMSHIDKGTIDDWERMIDTNIKGLLYVTRAVSPLMVERNTGHIFNIGSIAGLEAYENGNVYCATKAAVTALSRSMRIDLLKHNIKVTNIAPGMADTEFSIVRFKGDKEKADAVYTGIDALTADDIADVIYYCATLPAHVCINELVITPTQQASVMHNNRR, from the coding sequence ATGAACAGCATAATTATGGTCACAGGTGCAACCGCCGGCTTTGGTAAAGCCATTGCACTCAGATTTGCCAGACACGGATATAACATTATAATTACAGGGCGACGGAAAGAGCGACTCGATGAGCTTGAAAAAGAACTTCTCTCAGCAGGCAATATCAAAGTACTCTCTCTGAACTTTGATGTAAGGAAGCAGACTGATGTTTCAACAGTTATTGACACTTTACCTGCTGAGTGGAAGAACATTGACATTCTTGTAAACAATGCCGGCCTGGCAGTTGGAATGTCACATATAGATAAAGGTACTATCGACGACTGGGAGAGGATGATCGATACAAATATAAAAGGGCTTCTTTATGTAACCAGGGCTGTTTCTCCGCTAATGGTTGAACGGAACACCGGACATATTTTCAATATCGGTTCTATTGCCGGACTTGAGGCCTATGAAAACGGTAATGTTTACTGTGCTACAAAAGCTGCAGTAACTGCACTGTCGAGATCAATGAGGATTGACCTGTTAAAACATAATATTAAGGTAACAAATATTGCTCCGGGAATGGCTGACACTGAGTTTTCTATTGTTCGCTTCAAAGGCGACAAAGAAAAAGCAGACGCAGTCTATACAGGTATTGACGCCCTTACAGCTGATGATATAGCTGATGTAATATATTATTGTGCAACTCTGCCTGCTCATGTTTGTATTAATGAACTTGTCATTACTCCAACGCAGCAGGCAAGTGTTATGCATAATAACAGACGATAA